A window of Thermococcus aggregans contains these coding sequences:
- a CDS encoding pyridoxal-phosphate dependent enzyme, with the protein MLKCLKCGKTHRGFKIMCECGGILEYIDEKSGNFNSLLKRQFLDIRRYLNFLPAKEEFLPKLTPPVTPIVEREIKGVKVFFKLDYLMPSGSFKDRGTYITIAKLKEEGIREVTLDSSGNAALSLALFAKSEGIKAHLFIPEHTSEGKKRLLKLLGAEVHEIEGSRMEVHERAKNYQGGVYISHWYNPYFIEGTKTVAYEVYEQVGSLDYALAPTGSGTMFLGIYKGFKDLEKLEKVGIPKMVAVQGKGYESLCKRSAEKSQLAEGIAIPNPPRREQMTEVLKNTKGTCVSVGDEEIKNALEELLSMGFLVEPTSAVTYAGFKALLEKEYFERGSRVLIPLTGSGLKNI; encoded by the coding sequence ATGTTAAAATGTCTAAAATGTGGAAAAACTCATAGGGGCTTCAAAATTATGTGCGAATGCGGAGGAATCCTTGAATACATCGATGAGAAGAGTGGCAACTTCAACAGTTTGCTGAAAAGGCAATTCTTGGATATAAGGAGATACCTTAACTTTCTGCCCGCGAAAGAGGAATTTTTACCAAAATTGACACCCCCAGTGACCCCAATAGTGGAGAGAGAAATTAAGGGTGTCAAGGTTTTCTTTAAGCTTGATTATCTAATGCCCAGCGGCTCTTTTAAGGACAGGGGCACCTATATTACCATTGCAAAGCTGAAAGAAGAAGGGATAAGAGAAGTAACACTTGATTCCTCAGGAAATGCCGCATTAAGCTTAGCGCTGTTTGCAAAGAGCGAGGGCATAAAAGCCCACCTTTTCATTCCAGAACACACAAGCGAAGGAAAAAAGAGACTCCTCAAGCTACTGGGAGCAGAAGTTCATGAAATCGAAGGCTCAAGAATGGAAGTGCACGAAAGGGCAAAGAATTACCAAGGAGGAGTCTACATCTCGCATTGGTACAACCCCTATTTTATCGAGGGCACAAAAACAGTCGCTTACGAGGTTTATGAGCAGGTAGGGAGTTTAGACTATGCGTTAGCACCAACAGGGAGCGGAACTATGTTTTTGGGCATCTACAAAGGCTTCAAAGATTTAGAAAAGCTCGAAAAAGTAGGAATCCCCAAGATGGTTGCAGTTCAAGGGAAGGGATATGAAAGCTTATGCAAGAGGAGTGCTGAGAAAAGCCAGCTGGCGGAAGGAATAGCTATTCCCAACCCTCCAAGGAGGGAGCAAATGACTGAGGTGCTAAAGAATACAAAGGGAACATGCGTCTCCGTAGGCGACGAGGAAATAAAAAATGCTCTTGAAGAGCTACTATCTATGGGATTCCTCGTTGAGCCAACTTCAGCGGTTACTTATGCAGGGTTTAAAGCGCTTTTAGAAAAGGAGTATTTCGAGAGAGGTTCGAGAGTGCTAATACCCCTCACCGGCTCGGGATTAAAGAACATTTAA
- a CDS encoding glycerol dehydrogenase: MPLENIYETPKVLGAPTRYVLGPRVVEKLHRWIPLLGGKRALLIGGRTSLKQCEEQIRTALAEAGCEVGAYSNKEKYCTDEAADRLVEEAKAAECDFVIGVGGGSIMDLAKLVAHRLGVKVALINTVASTDAPCSALSVVYDENHVFKRYEFYPYNPALVIVDSEIIARAPVKFLVYGMGDASSTKFEAEAVYASRSKNCLREGALPTHTALTLARLCWELLTKYGTEAILACERNAVTPALEMIIEANTLLSGLGFESGGLAAAHAIHNGLTAAPHVRGAHGQLVAIGTLTQLVLENQPKEVILELLSFYKAVGLPMTLEEINVSEDDLEIVAEKATAPGETIHNEPFKVTKEMVINALNAADAIGTKFKEEGTI, encoded by the coding sequence ATGCCTTTGGAAAATATATATGAAACACCAAAAGTTCTGGGAGCTCCAACAAGGTATGTTCTGGGTCCAAGAGTCGTAGAAAAACTACACAGATGGATTCCCTTACTTGGTGGAAAGAGGGCTTTGTTGATTGGAGGAAGGACCTCATTAAAGCAGTGTGAAGAGCAAATAAGGACTGCCCTAGCAGAAGCTGGCTGTGAAGTTGGTGCATACTCAAATAAGGAAAAATACTGTACTGACGAAGCTGCGGACAGACTGGTAGAAGAGGCAAAGGCCGCCGAATGTGATTTTGTCATTGGCGTCGGCGGTGGGTCAATTATGGACTTGGCAAAACTCGTGGCCCACAGACTAGGCGTTAAAGTCGCTTTGATAAACACAGTGGCTTCTACAGATGCTCCCTGTAGTGCACTTTCAGTTGTATACGACGAAAACCACGTCTTTAAGAGATACGAGTTTTATCCATACAACCCGGCGTTGGTCATTGTTGACTCAGAGATAATAGCACGTGCACCAGTAAAATTCTTAGTATATGGAATGGGAGATGCTTCATCAACAAAATTTGAGGCTGAAGCGGTTTATGCCAGCAGATCCAAGAACTGTCTTAGAGAGGGTGCGTTGCCAACACACACTGCCTTGACACTCGCAAGATTGTGCTGGGAATTGTTAACTAAGTATGGAACCGAAGCAATACTGGCATGTGAGAGGAATGCAGTCACGCCCGCATTGGAGATGATTATAGAAGCGAACACCCTGCTGAGTGGTCTCGGTTTCGAATCCGGAGGATTGGCTGCTGCACATGCAATTCACAACGGACTGACAGCGGCACCTCATGTGCGCGGTGCACATGGACAGCTTGTAGCTATAGGTACCTTGACTCAGCTCGTTCTGGAGAACCAGCCAAAAGAAGTTATATTGGAGCTGCTGAGCTTCTACAAGGCAGTTGGTCTCCCAATGACCCTAGAAGAAATAAATGTATCAGAGGACGACCTCGAGATTGTAGCTGAAAAGGCTACGGCACCAGGCGAAACAATCCACAACGAGCCATTCAAAGTTACCAAGGAGATGGTTATAAACGCATTGAATGCTGCTGACGCAATAGGAACTAAGTTCAAGGAAGAAGGCACTATCTGA